The Vitis vinifera cultivar Pinot Noir 40024 chromosome 12, ASM3070453v1 genome has a segment encoding these proteins:
- the LOC100245903 gene encoding transmembrane emp24 domain-containing protein p24beta2: MDLRDAVVIGIGIVVMLLLSDLQGVVGIRFVVDREDCFSHDVQYEGDTVHVSFVVIKADASWHYAEDGVDLVIKGPSGDQIHDFRDKTSEKFEFVAQKKGLHRFCFTNKSPYQETIDFDVHVGHFTYYDQHAKDEHFNPLLEQIAKLEEALYNIQFEQHWLEAQTDRQAIVNEGMSQRAVHKAMFESVALVGASVLQIYLLQRLFERKLGISRV, encoded by the exons ATGGATTTGAGAGATGCAGTGGTAATTGGAATCGGAATTGTGGTGATGTTATTATTATCGGATCTGCAAGGAGTGGTTGGGATTAGGTTCGTGGTGGACAGAGAAGACTGCTTCTCCCACGATGTTCAATACGAAGGCGACACTGTTCATGTCTCCTTCGTCGTTATTAAAGCCGATGCCAGTTGGCATTACGCCGAAGATGGTGTCGATCTCGTC ATAAAGGGACCTTCAGGCGACCAGATTCATGATTTCCGTGACAAGACTAGTGAGAAGTTTGAGTTTGTGGCACAGAAGAAAGGACTTCACCGCTTCTGCTTCACCAACAAGTCTCCTTATCAAGAAACCATAGACTTTGATGTGCATGTGGGGCATTTCACATATTATGATCAGCATGCAAAAGATG AGCATTTCAATCCGCTGCTGGAACAGATTGCAAAGTTGGAGGAAGCTCTTTACAACATCCAGTTTGAACAGCATTGGTTAGAGGCTCAGACTGACCGCCAGGCAATAG TGAATGAAGGAATGAGCCAGAGAGCAGTCCACAAGGCTATGTTTGAATCTGTAGCATTAGTGGGAGCTAGTGTCCTCCAAATCTACCTCCTGCAACGCCTGTTTGAAAGGAAGCTTGGGATATCCAGAGTTTAG
- the LOC104880929 gene encoding uncharacterized protein LOC104880929, which produces MPPQEPTSAASTQQFALEFRGEDDAWYAVRLVLRGETLTVEYEDFSSDYSDVFKAGEFTTLADVESFGRRFRRVSLQLQDSQCGKVIQCMTVCASHAFNDDDVRFYDAVVEEVENNEHSFEDGEEECFCNFILFWKDGPNAGNLTSARVENICLIQHSDLTDPTLASFMKKSREKIKTPSINSASEGGEKRTMETSSANQSLSVDGTYEGRLNNHPEVTEPDRGNTTDTYIEEFDRQQYQIIIENMEKDLGSLTIVQFIYEQIHLTPEVYIVPSFLTHFHPSGIVIVNGREELKKLSSFLSNPDHMIISPRGRPWVMAEEPRSIKEKPFMNWTPFPQGGNAVKVVHSGTEEYKRAKRLWDLYMDYRKQVALEHRNYERLVQRVAATDSDNNEGCCRVST; this is translated from the exons ATGCCACCTCAAGAGCCCACCTCCGCCGCCTCTACGCAGCAGTTTGCCCTGGAATTTCGGGGCGAGGACGACGCCTGGTACGCCGTCCGTTTAGTCCTTCGCGGTGAAACTCTCACGGTCGAGTACGAAGACTTCTCCTCCGACTACAGCGACGTCTTCAAGGCAGGGGAATTCACCACTCTCGCCGACGTCGAGAGCTTCGGACGAAGGTTCCGGCGGGTGTCCTTGCAGCTTCAGGACAGCCAGTGCGGCAAGGTCATCCAGTGCATGACCGTTTGTGCTTCTCATGCCTTCAACGACGACGATGTCCGCTTCTACGACGCTGTTGTGGAAGAG GTAGAAAACAACGAGCATTCATTCGAAGACGGTGAAGAGGAGTGCTTCTGCAACTTTATTCTCTTCTGGAAAGACGGTCCCAATGCTGGGAATTTAACATCTGCCAGAGTCGAAAACATTTGCTTGATTCAACACAGTGACCTTACAGATCCCACGTTGGCCTCTTTCATGAAGAAATCAAGGGAAAAGATTAAGACGCCTTCAATAAATTCAGCTTCTGAAGGTGGAGAAAAAAGAACCATG GAAACAAGTTCTGCGAATCAGTCCTTAAGTGTGGATGGGACATATGAAG GGAGACTGAACAATCATCCTGAAGTGACTGAACCAGATCGAGGGAATACCACTGATACCTATATTGAGGAATTTGATAGACAACAATATCAGATAATAATTGAGAATATGGAGAAAGATTTAGGTTCATTAACAATTGTCCAATTCATATATGAGCAAATTCATTTAACTCCTGAAGTGTACATTGTCCCAAGTTTCTTAACTCATTTCCATCCCAGTGGAATTGTCATTGTGAATGGTAGAGAGGAGCTTAAGAAGTTGAGCAGTTTCTTGAGCAACCCTGATCACATGATCATCTCCCCAAGAGGAag GCCATGGGTAATGGCTGAAGAACCAAGaagcataaaagaaaaaccattCATGAACTGGACTCCATTCCCTCAG GGAGGCAATGCAGTGAAGGTTGTCCATTCAGGTACTGAAGAGTACAAAAGAGCTAAACGGCTTTGGGATCTTTACATGGACTACAGAAAGCAGGTGGCTTTGGAGCACAGGAATTATGAGCGGCTCGTTCAGCGAGTGGCAGCAACTGATTCAG ATAACAATGAGGGCTGTTGCAGAGTAAGCACATGA
- the LOC109123474 gene encoding uncharacterized protein LOC109123474, which translates to MAPRKSTSTLSSQQFPLEFQADDDAWYAIRLLLHGKTLIIKYERFSADYDDFFKAAEFMNLDDVESFGWRFRKVSLQLQDNECIKFVGCMTICASHAFAEDDLCFYDAIVEKVYMKSLYNIKSTNFESGEEKCLCNFILNWQHGPNVGNLTSATVGHICLIQHSTGIDPKVASFQIKGQN; encoded by the exons ATGGCACCTCGAAAATCTACCTCCACCCTATCTTCACAGCAATTCCCCCTTGAATTTCAAGCTGATGATGATGCTTGGTATGCCATCCGTTTACTCCTCCATGGTAAAACTCTGATTATCAAGTATGAGCGCTTTTCTGCCGACTATGATGATTTCTTCAAGGCTGCTGAATTTATGAATCTTGACGATGTTGAGAGCTTTGGATGGAGATTCCGAAAGGTGTCCCTACAGCTTCAGGACAATGAGTGCATTAAGTTTGTGGGGTGCATGACAATTTGTGCTTCTCATGCCTTTGCAGAGGATGATCTTTGCTTCTACGACGCCATTGTGGAAAAGGTATATATGAAGTCCTT GTACAACATAAAGAGCACCAATTTTGAGAGTGGAGAGGAGAAATGCTTGTGCAACTTCATTTTAAACTGGCAACATGGTCCCAATGTTGGGAACCTGACATCTGCTACGGTAGGACACATATGCTTGATCCAACATAGTACTGGTATTGATCCGAAGGTGGCCTCTTTCCAAatcaagggacaaaattga